A portion of the Rubritalea squalenifaciens DSM 18772 genome contains these proteins:
- a CDS encoding YcxB family protein, with the protein MDTPETITLEYEATQTLVNKSASRFVWRKAGPWLIIFALVALGCLSALIMGGRDWYLFVGLIVPAYYIFGWSRYYYLADTNFAVMTDRQVTIQLTEEHLTFHTSQHQSTIKWELITGVWKFRDVWLLFTYDMDHYTMIPTTILNNETIQFIESKIK; encoded by the coding sequence ATGGATACCCCAGAAACTATCACACTTGAGTACGAAGCTACGCAGACTCTTGTCAATAAATCCGCCTCTCGATTCGTCTGGCGAAAGGCTGGGCCTTGGTTAATTATCTTTGCCTTGGTCGCGCTGGGATGCCTGTCAGCTCTGATCATGGGTGGACGTGACTGGTACCTCTTTGTGGGGTTGATCGTTCCTGCCTATTATATCTTCGGATGGAGCAGGTACTACTACCTGGCCGATACAAACTTCGCGGTTATGACTGACCGTCAAGTCACCATCCAGCTCACCGAGGAACATCTCACCTTCCATACCTCTCAGCACCAATCGACAATCAAATGGGAGCTAATCACCGGCGTCTGGAAGTTTCGCGATGTCTGGCTCCTTTTCACCTACGACATGGACCACTACACGATGATTCCCACCACGATCCTCAACAATGAGACAATCCAGTTCATCGAGTCCAAGATAAAATGA
- a CDS encoding CPBP family intramembrane glutamic endopeptidase, which produces MKNHLSPGPRVAPSVGAAMGVFIAYVLLVNGIQYVSGIPYTEFFATAGNAWKSANASLAAGCVLLLAFAFWSRWDGIWRDDKPHRMTGVMWIAPVVFVLVMLSRLVFKLSAGVEMSLLLAIIAAGVGVGIAEELLFRGIILRALRNKGRSEAWAMLWCSVWFGLMHATNVFVGSPPLLVAGQCVLATISGMTLYLFRRSRGWLLTGMIAHGIWDISTFLPAAENNSTAQTAEMAFFFLIPLVGLISGIAAFRYDRKQANNP; this is translated from the coding sequence ATGAAAAACCATCTCTCCCCTGGCCCGCGAGTGGCCCCCTCCGTTGGAGCCGCCATGGGCGTCTTCATCGCCTACGTGCTGCTGGTCAATGGCATCCAGTACGTATCCGGCATCCCCTACACCGAGTTTTTTGCCACCGCTGGCAATGCCTGGAAATCTGCCAATGCCTCGCTGGCCGCAGGCTGTGTGCTGCTGCTGGCCTTCGCCTTCTGGTCACGCTGGGACGGCATCTGGCGCGACGACAAGCCACACCGGATGACGGGCGTCATGTGGATCGCCCCCGTGGTCTTCGTCCTCGTCATGCTGAGCCGGCTCGTCTTCAAGCTAAGTGCCGGGGTGGAAATGAGCCTGCTGCTGGCCATCATTGCGGCCGGGGTAGGCGTGGGCATCGCCGAGGAACTGCTGTTCCGCGGGATCATCCTGCGCGCCCTGCGCAACAAGGGACGCTCGGAAGCCTGGGCCATGCTCTGGTGCAGTGTGTGGTTCGGCCTAATGCACGCCACCAATGTCTTCGTAGGCTCGCCGCCCTTGCTCGTGGCTGGCCAGTGCGTGCTGGCCACCATCTCAGGCATGACTCTCTATCTCTTCCGCCGCTCACGCGGCTGGCTCCTCACCGGCATGATCGCCCACGGCATCTGGGATATCTCCACCTTCCTGCCCGCTGCGGAGAATAACAGTACCGCGCAGACGGCTGAAATGGCCTTCTTCTTCCTCATCCCGCTCGTAGGCCTCATCAGTGGTATCGCCGCCTTCCGCTACGACCGCAAACAGGCCAACAATCCCTGA
- a CDS encoding NUDIX hydrolase, giving the protein MLHELIREIRAIAQTGLHYTRDAYDRERYERLLEIATQLYGMESDASTEQIEKFFFPEEGYATPKVDLRACVVKDGKVLLVRERACGRWTLPGGWADQNESPIEGITREVLEESGYQVEVGRLYALKDRDRHPYQPKYPVSIYKLFFTAKVTGGEALENTEISEIAFFDPADLPELSLDRVLAEDILQGVQAAQQTGMATPCD; this is encoded by the coding sequence ATGCTACATGAACTGATCAGGGAGATCCGTGCGATCGCACAGACGGGGCTCCACTACACACGGGATGCCTATGACCGTGAGCGCTACGAAAGATTGTTAGAAATCGCTACTCAGCTTTATGGCATGGAGAGCGATGCCTCCACGGAGCAGATCGAGAAGTTTTTCTTTCCGGAGGAAGGCTACGCCACCCCGAAGGTGGATCTGCGCGCCTGCGTGGTAAAGGATGGCAAGGTGTTGCTGGTGAGGGAGCGGGCATGCGGCCGCTGGACATTGCCAGGCGGGTGGGCGGACCAGAATGAATCGCCCATCGAGGGCATCACCCGGGAGGTACTGGAAGAGTCCGGCTACCAGGTGGAGGTAGGGCGTCTCTATGCCCTGAAGGATCGTGACAGGCATCCCTATCAGCCGAAATATCCGGTGAGCATCTACAAGCTCTTCTTCACGGCCAAGGTCACGGGTGGTGAAGCGCTGGAGAATACGGAAATCTCCGAGATCGCCTTCTTTGACCCGGCAGACCTGCCAGAGCTCTCGCTAGACCGGGTGCTAGCCGAGGACATCCTGCAAGGCGTACAGGCCGCTCAGCAAACGGGCATGGCCACGCCCTGTGATTGA
- a CDS encoding DMP19 family protein, protein MSWNLEKVITTSDDFTLFSAVKDLAFDAYYADRNQVTPVQAVVIDAWCASGIIGGDGLWLGNYSRDDLKTWSESYKKLGMNQSAEVLLTAATILPDEDADETDELSKKLHSLETVYYEEDKTLSQVVARYIRDNPDQAIKKPEK, encoded by the coding sequence ATGTCCTGGAACCTAGAGAAAGTAATTACCACCAGTGATGATTTTACATTGTTTAGCGCAGTCAAAGATCTGGCATTTGATGCTTACTACGCAGATAGAAATCAGGTCACCCCGGTGCAAGCAGTCGTCATCGATGCTTGGTGTGCCTCAGGAATCATTGGAGGGGATGGATTATGGCTAGGTAATTATTCGCGGGACGACCTGAAAACCTGGTCTGAATCCTACAAGAAACTCGGTATGAATCAGTCTGCCGAAGTTTTACTTACAGCAGCCACAATACTTCCGGATGAAGATGCCGATGAGACCGACGAACTGTCTAAGAAGTTACACTCTCTCGAAACCGTCTACTATGAGGAAGACAAGACCCTCAGCCAAGTGGTAGCTAGATATATTAGAGACAACCCAGACCAAGCCATCAAAAAGCCAGAGAAATAG
- a CDS encoding PF20097 family protein, which yields MSKERQCPCCGSAKLEPGKVQSSGKVYFRPENTKFLTLGTNDVELSANLCMDCGYVMLIGDMRKANKLLNKSQAH from the coding sequence ATGAGCAAAGAACGTCAATGCCCCTGCTGTGGATCAGCCAAGCTGGAGCCTGGAAAAGTCCAGTCCAGCGGCAAAGTTTATTTCCGCCCGGAGAACACCAAGTTCCTCACACTCGGCACCAATGATGTAGAACTCTCTGCCAACCTCTGCATGGACTGCGGCTACGTGATGCTCATCGGTGACATGAGAAAAGCCAACAAGCTCCTCAACAAGTCCCAGGCGCACTAG
- a CDS encoding DUF4279 domain-containing protein, with product MLSEDEKWFAVSLRFVGDGLDPTKLEALLGMAPTTVRIAGQKWSGKQGRSYGPARTNIWSYRSPTPSHLGFEEQIQSLLQNLSHCQDAIRQLAQSDQVEAEIFCSYSSGSGQGGDTLSTQTLAQLAGLGLSLGLDLYPPDSEQVTQDDAL from the coding sequence ATGCTGTCTGAGGATGAAAAATGGTTCGCTGTCAGCCTGCGTTTCGTAGGGGATGGCCTGGACCCCACCAAGCTGGAAGCCCTGCTTGGCATGGCGCCCACCACGGTAAGAATAGCCGGGCAGAAATGGAGCGGGAAGCAAGGCCGCAGCTATGGCCCCGCCCGCACCAATATCTGGAGCTACCGCTCACCCACCCCCAGCCATCTGGGATTCGAGGAGCAAATCCAGTCCCTGCTCCAGAATCTCTCCCATTGCCAGGATGCCATCCGCCAGCTTGCCCAGTCTGACCAGGTGGAGGCTGAGATCTTCTGCAGCTACAGCAGCGGCAGTGGCCAGGGCGGCGATACCCTCAGCACCCAGACCCTCGCCCAACTGGCAGGCCTAGGCCTCTCACTCGGCCTGGATCTCTACCCGCCCGATAGCGAGCAAGTCACCCAGGACGATGCTCTCTAA